One part of the Candidatus Mancarchaeum acidiphilum genome encodes these proteins:
- a CDS encoding ATP-dependent DNA ligase, with amino-acid sequence MLFKTLSDYYEKLSKTQSRIEMVNILSEMFKQAAKGEISKLIYMTQGQLAPNFIGIEFGVADKIMEEAIMIATGYNKEEVESEYHKQGDLGEATENLIKSSKLARMSSKKYDVSDVYGSMYKIATISGKGSKEIKIRMLAELIAASDPIEAKYIVKYPLNSLRLGVGDETILEALSLMSTSERSNKSILDRSYNICSDLGEIGEIVLEGGIEAAKNMKVSLFKPIRPALAERLPTASEILNKMGGKCAVEQKYDGFRCQVHKDGNKVKLYSRRLEETTSMMPDIVKAVQDSIKAEKVIFEGEALAYNESTEEFLPFQETIQRKRKYGINEKIKELPLHLMAFDIMYLEGEDLLNKPYETRRELLEKAITGSDVISPSTRIITDSPKEFEEFFENSVENGLEGIVAKDLRSHYIAGARKFSWIKMKRSYRGELSDTLDLVIIGYYRGKGSRAELQFGGLLCAVYNKKRDMFETITKLGTGFTEDQMRKLQELLTKIKVDSKPARVDSLIEPDFWVYPKYVVTVKADEITESPMHTCGRSMQPDGTEAGYALRFPRLVGEEAIRADKSPEDATDTSEVIEMFSQQKKVSLSNK; translated from the coding sequence ATGCTGTTCAAAACGTTGTCAGATTATTACGAAAAACTTTCAAAAACACAATCTAGGATAGAGATGGTAAATATACTATCAGAAATGTTCAAGCAAGCTGCAAAAGGGGAAATATCAAAGCTAATATATATGACACAGGGGCAGCTAGCACCAAATTTTATTGGCATTGAATTCGGTGTAGCTGACAAGATAATGGAAGAAGCCATAATGATAGCTACTGGGTATAATAAAGAGGAAGTAGAATCAGAATACCACAAGCAAGGGGATTTGGGTGAAGCCACAGAAAATCTCATAAAATCCTCAAAGCTTGCTAGAATGTCAAGCAAGAAATATGATGTTTCTGATGTATATGGATCAATGTACAAAATCGCAACGATATCAGGAAAAGGCAGCAAAGAGATCAAAATAAGGATGTTGGCTGAACTGATAGCAGCTTCTGATCCTATTGAAGCCAAATACATTGTAAAATATCCACTGAATTCGCTGAGGTTAGGAGTAGGAGATGAAACCATACTGGAAGCATTGTCCTTGATGTCAACTTCTGAACGATCTAACAAATCGATATTGGATCGCTCTTACAATATATGCAGTGATCTTGGAGAGATAGGAGAGATTGTGTTGGAAGGAGGTATAGAAGCCGCAAAAAACATGAAAGTTTCCTTATTCAAGCCCATAAGGCCGGCTCTTGCAGAAAGGTTACCAACCGCAAGTGAAATATTAAACAAGATGGGAGGAAAATGCGCAGTAGAGCAGAAATATGATGGATTTAGATGCCAGGTCCATAAAGATGGGAATAAAGTAAAACTATATTCGCGGAGGCTGGAGGAGACAACATCCATGATGCCGGATATAGTAAAAGCAGTGCAGGATAGCATAAAAGCAGAAAAAGTCATATTTGAGGGAGAAGCACTTGCATATAATGAATCCACTGAGGAATTCCTACCTTTCCAGGAAACTATACAGAGGAAGCGTAAGTATGGCATCAATGAGAAAATAAAAGAACTACCTCTTCACCTTATGGCATTTGATATAATGTACCTGGAAGGGGAGGACCTATTGAACAAACCATATGAAACCCGTAGAGAGCTTTTAGAGAAAGCTATAACGGGATCCGATGTCATATCCCCATCCACTCGCATAATTACAGACTCCCCAAAAGAATTTGAAGAGTTCTTTGAAAACTCGGTTGAGAATGGCCTTGAAGGGATAGTGGCTAAGGACCTAAGGTCACATTATATAGCAGGTGCGAGAAAGTTCTCATGGATCAAGATGAAAAGGAGTTACAGAGGAGAGCTTTCAGATACTTTGGATTTAGTGATAATAGGCTACTACAGAGGTAAAGGATCAAGAGCAGAACTTCAATTTGGGGGACTTCTCTGTGCAGTCTATAACAAAAAACGAGATATGTTTGAGACTATAACTAAACTTGGCACCGGGTTCACTGAGGATCAAATGAGGAAATTGCAGGAGCTTCTAACAAAGATAAAAGTAGATTCAAAGCCTGCCCGTGTTGATTCATTGATAGAACCTGATTTTTGGGTTTACCCAAAATATGTTGTAACAGTGAAAGCGGATGAAATAACGGAATCGCCAATGCACACCTGTGGAAGATCCATGCAGCCCGATGGAACAGAGGCAGGGTATGCTTTAAGATTTCCTAGATTGGTTGGAGAAGAAGCTATACGGGCAGATAAAAGCCCAGAAGATGCAACAGATACCTCAGAGGTTATAGAGATGTTTTCACAGCAGAAGAAAGTAAGCTTGTCAAATAAATAA